One Micavibrio aeruginosavorus ARL-13 genomic window carries:
- the tsf gene encoding translation elongation factor Ts translates to MADITASMVKELREKSGAGMMDAKQALVENNGDIEAAMDWLRTKGLSKAAKKSGRTTAEGLVAVVAEGTSAAIVEVNAETDFVARNDQFQALVRNVAKAALKGAGKVEEVAEVVIEGGKSVKDTLTTLIATIGENMSLRRSAKLAVNDGIVATYVHNAIGDGLGKIGVLVALESTGDKAKLEALGKQIAMHVAAANPAYLDSSSVDPDVLEREKNVIRETAKEQGKAADIIEKMLEGRVRKYYEEVCLIEQIFIMDGETKISKVIENASKDVGAPVKLAGFARFQLGEGIEKEETDFAAEVAKVVNG, encoded by the coding sequence ATGGCTGATATTACCGCCTCTATGGTGAAAGAACTCCGCGAAAAATCCGGCGCTGGCATGATGGATGCCAAACAAGCCCTGGTCGAAAACAACGGCGATATCGAAGCCGCTATGGACTGGCTGCGCACGAAAGGTCTGTCCAAGGCCGCGAAGAAATCCGGTCGTACAACGGCTGAAGGTCTGGTTGCTGTTGTTGCCGAAGGCACCAGCGCAGCGATCGTTGAAGTGAACGCTGAAACCGACTTCGTTGCCCGTAACGATCAGTTCCAGGCTCTGGTTCGCAACGTTGCCAAAGCGGCCCTGAAAGGCGCTGGCAAAGTTGAAGAAGTGGCTGAGGTTGTGATCGAAGGCGGTAAATCCGTAAAGGACACGCTGACCACCCTGATCGCCACGATTGGTGAGAACATGAGCCTGCGCCGTTCGGCCAAACTGGCTGTAAACGACGGTATTGTGGCGACCTATGTTCACAATGCAATCGGCGACGGTCTGGGCAAAATTGGTGTTCTGGTTGCGCTGGAATCCACGGGCGATAAAGCCAAGCTGGAAGCTCTGGGCAAGCAAATCGCTATGCACGTTGCTGCGGCTAACCCGGCCTATCTGGACAGCTCGTCCGTTGACCCGGACGTTCTGGAGCGCGAAAAGAACGTGATCCGCGAAACCGCCAAAGAACAAGGCAAAGCTGCCGACATTATCGAAAAAATGTTGGAAGGCCGTGTTCGCAAGTACTATGAAGAAGTTTGCTTGATTGAGCAGATCTTTATCATGGACGGCGAAACCAAAATCTCAAAAGTTATCGAAAACGCATCCAAGGATGTTGGCGCTCCGGTGAAACTGGCTGGTTTCGCACGCTTCCAACTGGGTGAAGGCATCGAGAAAGAAGAAACCGACTTCGCTGCGGAAGTGGCGAAAGTGGTAAACGGTTAA
- the rpsB gene encoding 30S ribosomal protein S2 encodes MAMPTFTMRQLLEAGVHFGHHTRRWNPKMRPFIFGVRNGIHIMDLQQTVPMLDAGLKGIRDIVSKGGRVLFVGTKRQAQDKVAEAAKKCGQYYVNHRWLGGMMTNWKTVSGSINRLRELDSIMSSDMASKYTKKELLMMAREREKLEKSIGGIKEMGGVPDALFVIDTNMEDIAIKEANMLGIPVFAILDSNSDPAGVDFPIPGNDDALRAIELYCDLVAASVLDGLQAELKSSGADIGARADITETLPAAPVAEKKQATA; translated from the coding sequence ATGGCTATGCCGACATTCACTATGCGCCAATTGCTCGAAGCTGGCGTTCACTTTGGTCACCACACCCGTCGCTGGAACCCGAAAATGCGCCCGTTTATCTTCGGTGTGCGCAACGGCATCCACATCATGGACCTGCAACAAACGGTTCCGATGCTGGACGCTGGCCTGAAAGGTATCCGCGATATCGTGTCCAAAGGTGGTCGCGTTCTGTTCGTTGGCACGAAACGCCAGGCGCAGGACAAAGTGGCTGAAGCTGCGAAAAAATGCGGCCAGTACTATGTAAACCACCGTTGGTTGGGTGGTATGATGACCAACTGGAAAACCGTTTCCGGTTCCATCAACCGTCTGCGCGAACTGGACAGCATCATGTCCAGCGACATGGCCAGCAAATACACGAAAAAAGAACTGCTGATGATGGCACGCGAGCGTGAAAAGCTCGAAAAATCCATCGGCGGTATCAAAGAAATGGGCGGTGTTCCGGACGCTTTGTTCGTGATCGACACCAACATGGAAGATATCGCGATTAAAGAAGCGAACATGCTGGGTATTCCGGTATTCGCAATTCTGGACTCCAACAGCGATCCGGCTGGCGTTGATTTCCCGATTCCGGGTAACGACGACGCGCTGCGCGCCATTGAACTGTACTGCGACCTGGTTGCGGCTTCGGTTCTGGACGGTCTGCAAGCCGAACTGAAATCCTCCGGTGCCGATATCGGCGCCCGTGCGGATATCACGGAAACGCTGCCGGCAGCTCCGGTTGCTGAAAAGAAACAGGCAACCGCCTAA